One segment of Erigeron canadensis isolate Cc75 chromosome 2, C_canadensis_v1, whole genome shotgun sequence DNA contains the following:
- the LOC122587399 gene encoding iron-sulfur cluster assembly protein 1-like — translation MLRNATKRILGGFETRAAQAQVRCYHERVVDHYNNPRNVGAFDKNDPTVGTGLVGAPACGDVMKLQIKVDEETGKITDACFKTFGCGSAIASSSVATEWVKGKQMEEVLTIKNTEIAKHLSLPPVKLHCSMLAEDAIKAAVKDYETKRGKSVANPSVKAAEA, via the exons atgttgaggAACGCAACAAAGAGGATTCTAGGTGGGTTTGAAACCAGGGCGGCTCAGGCGCAGGTGCGGTGTTACCATGAGAGGGTGGTGGACCATTACAACAACCCCCGAAACGTGGGTGCGTTTGACAAGAATGATCCGACTGTTGGAACAGGGCTAGTCGGTGCACCCGCGTGTGGTGACGTCATGAAGCTGCAGATAAAAGTAGATGAAGAAACAGGAAAGATAACGGATGCTTGTTTCAAGACTTTTGGTTGTGGCTCCGCTATTGCCTCTTCTTCTGTTG CTACTGAATGGGTTAAAGGAAAACAGATGGAAGAAGTTCTGACCATCAAGAACAC AGAAATTGCAAAACACCTTTCCCTTCCTCCTGTGAAACTCCACTGCAGCATGCTTGCTGAAGATGCCATAAAGGCGGCAGTCAAAGATTATGAAACCAAGCGTGGTAAATCTGTTGCCAATCCTTCCGTGAAGGCGGCCGAGGCTTGA